One region of Caldisalinibacter kiritimatiensis genomic DNA includes:
- a CDS encoding ferritin family protein — protein sequence MICLICGMKVTSRSFDFNKYSFIEKNTEQEIINCPFCGVSKVYLDNQKNVYNVEKSLLDKQTIKILDNAMKLEVYNGEFYEEASKLAKSESLKKMFKDLSNIEFMHAKVHKRLGGFSELPKLHKPDYTRHNTDKLLLEEANKREEHAVLFYMRNMSKVSSEIVKKVFKALSEVEKQHIDLTNK from the coding sequence ATGATATGTTTAATATGTGGAATGAAAGTGACTTCAAGGAGTTTTGATTTTAATAAATACTCATTTATCGAAAAAAATACAGAACAAGAGATAATAAATTGTCCATTTTGTGGAGTAAGTAAGGTTTATTTGGATAATCAAAAGAATGTATATAATGTAGAAAAAAGTTTGCTAGATAAACAGACAATTAAAATATTAGATAATGCAATGAAATTAGAAGTGTATAATGGAGAATTTTATGAAGAAGCTAGCAAGCTAGCTAAATCTGAAAGTTTAAAAAAGATGTTTAAAGATTTAAGTAACATAGAGTTTATGCACGCTAAAGTCCATAAAAGATTAGGAGGTTTTAGTGAATTACCTAAACTACATAAACCAGATTATACTAGGCATAATACCGATAAGTTACTACTTGAGGAAGCAAATAAACGCGAAGAACACGCCGTTTTATTTTATATGAGAAATATGAGTAAAGTGTCAAGTGAAATAGTTAAAAAGGTTTTTAAGGCATTGTCTGAGGTAGAAAAACAACATATTGATTTAACAAATAAATAA